The Primulina tabacum isolate GXHZ01 chromosome 7, ASM2559414v2, whole genome shotgun sequence genome includes a window with the following:
- the LOC142551510 gene encoding uncharacterized protein LOC142551510 — protein MERKQGFFSALRGEVVRGLSPGRSRAVRSPSLSGSGLLRRRRSSSNARPHEMFISRSGSSRPGVDTLSPLREGPDMNGSDSGEHRSDRWVHWLCRAPSVSLAGPGFSRSDLRLLLGVLGAPLAPVHVSNNDSLPHICIKDTPIETSSSQYILQQYLAASGGQKVQNSVQNAYATGKVKMLASDLETATKVIKSRNSAKAAESGGFVLWRMNPDMWYVELALGGSKVHAGCNGKLVWRHTPWLGSHAAKGPVRPLRRALQGLDPRTTANMFADARCTGEKKINGEDCFILKLSADPHTLKARSEGPAEIIRHVLFGYFSQKTGLLVHLEDSHLTRIQTSGSDAVYWETTINSFLDDYRSVDGIMISHSGRSVVTLFRFGETAMSHTKTRMEEAWTIEEVAFNVPGLSLDCFIPPAELRLGSICELPHEGKVKTAVAAACRSKVSALGKSSDGNNVVARMNI, from the exons ATGGAGCGAAAGCAGGGATTTTTCTCGGCTTTGAGGGGAGAAGTGGTTCGGGGTTTGTCACCGGGTCGGTCGAGGGCGGTTCGGAGTCCGTCGCTTTCGGGTTCGGGTTTACTCAGGAGGAGGAGAAGCAGCAGCAATGCGCGCCCGCATGAAATGTTCATATCGAGATCGGGGAGTTCGAGGCCTGGGGTTGACACGCTTTCGCCTCTGAGGGAGGGTCCGGATATGAACGGGTCGGATTCTGGTGAACATAGGAGTGACAGATGGGTACATTGGCTTTGTCGGGCTCCTTCCGTTTCGTTGGCCGGGCCGGGTTTCTCGAGGTCCGATCTGAGGTTGCTACTCGGTGTGCTGGGTGCGCCGCTTGCACCTGTGCACGTTAGCAATAACGACTCTTTGCCTCACATCTGTATCAAAGACACCCCCATT GAAACTTCTTCTTCCCAATACATATTGCAGCAGTATTTAGCAGCATCGGGAGGGCAGAAGGTTCAAAACTCCGTTCAGAATGCCTATGCAACGGGAAAGGTCAAAATGTTAGCATCTGATTTAGAGACTGCTACAAAAGTCATCAAGAGCAGGAACTCTGCAAAGGCAGCTGAGTCAGGGGGATTTGTGCTTTGGCGGATGAATCCGGACATGTGGTATGTGGAGCTTGCTCTTGGTGGCAGCAAGGTTCATGCAGGTTGTAATGGAAAGCTTGTGTGGCGACACACTCCATGGCTTGGTTCGCATGCGGCTAAAGGGCCTGTTAGACCTCTGCGGCGAGCCCTCCAG GGTCTTGATCCAAGGACCACAGCAAACATGTTTGCTGATGCAAGATGCACCGGAGAGAAGAAAATCAACGGCGAGGATTGCTTCATACTCAAGCTTTCTGCTGATCCCCATACATTGAAAGCAAGGAGTGAAGGACCTGCAGAGATCATTAGGCATGTTTTGTTTGGCTACTTCAGCCAAAAGACGGGTCTCCTTGTGCACTTAGAAGACTCCCATTTGACCCGTATTCAAACCAGTGGAAGCGACGCAGTTTATTGGGAGACTACTATAAATTCTTTTCTTGATGACTATAGGTCTGTTGATGGAATCATGATCTCTCACTCTGGTCGATCAGTAGTTACGCTTTTCAGGTTCGGAGAAACGGCAATGAGCCACACAAAGACTAGAATGGAAGAGGCTTGGACTATTGAAGAGGTGGCATTCAACGTGCCGGGGTTATCCCTAGACTGTTTCATTCCTCCTGCTGAACTAAGATTAGGTTCCATCTGCGAGCTTCCTCATGAAGGTAAAGTTAAGACTGCGGTCGCTGCAGCATGCCGATCAAAAGTTTCTGCATTGGGGAAATCCAGTGATGGCAATAATGTTGTGGCAAGGATGAACATCTAA
- the LOC142551511 gene encoding putative cyclin-A3-1, which translates to MADQENCVRVTRLAAKRKAAAESTEERNEKKRVVLGEIQNVASSRNVGSSESLKSDVVGGKKERGPKLNAKKKKASTRINKSANEEFDSGIDVVGECDDPQMCGAYVSDIYGYLHNMEMEPKRRPLPDYIEKIQKDVTANMRGVLIDWLVEVVEEYKLLSDTLYLTVSYIDRFLSSNAINRQRLQLLGVSSMLIASKYEEISPPHVEDFCYITDNTYTKEDVVKMESDVLKSLKFEMGNPTVKAFLRRFARMTQKDDNGCSLQLEFLGYYLAELSLLDYECVKFLPSMVAASVTFLSRFILQPKQHPWTSALESHSGYKAADLRECVCILHDLQSSRKLTSLVAVREKYKQHKFKCVSTLSSPSEIPESFFKCVEVE; encoded by the exons ATGGCggaccaagaaaactgcgtcaGAGTAACGCGCTTGGCTGCGAAGAGGAAAGCAGCTGCAGAGTCCACGGAGGAACGGAACGAGAAGAAGAGGGTGGTGTTGGGTGAGATTCAGAATGTCGCGTCTTCACGAAATGTGGGATCGAGCGAGAGCTTGAAATCTGATGTTGTAGGTGGGAAGAAAGAAAGGGGGCCTAAATTGAACGCGAAGAAAAAAAAAGCGAGTACGAGGATAAACAAGAGCGCGAATGAAGAGTTTGATTCTGGGATTGATGTGGTTGGGGAATGTGATGATCCTCAGATGTGTGGAGCTTATGTTTCTGATATATATGGATATCTGCACAATATGGAG ATGGAGCCCAAGAGAAGGCCACTGCCAGATTACATAGAAAAGATTCAGAAGGATGTCACAGCAAACATGAGAGGAGTCCTAATAGATTGGTTGGTCGAGGTTGTGGAGGAGTACAAGCTTCTTTCCGACACGTTGTATTTGACGGTTTCCTACATTGACAGATTCTTATCTTCAAATGCCATTAATAGGCAAAGACTTCAACTTCTTGGTGTTTCCTCAATGCTCATTGCCTC GAAATATGAGGAGATCAGTCCTCCACATGTGGAAGATTTTTGCTACATCACTGATAACACATATACCAAAGAAGATGTGGTAAAGATGGAGAGTGATGTGCTTAAATCCCTTAAATTTGAAATGGGCAATCCCACCGTGAAAGCATTCCTTAG AAGATTCGCAAGGATGACTCAAAAAGATGACAAT GGGTGTAGTTTACAATTGGAGTTCTTGGGGTATTACCTAGCTGAGTTAAGTCTACTGGATTATGAATGTGTTAAATTCTTGCCTTCTATGGTGGCCGCTTCAGTCACATTCCTATCAAGATTTATCCTCCAACCTAAGCAACATCCTTGG ACTTCGGCTCTTGAAAGTCATTCTGGATATAAGGCAGCAGATTTAAGAGAATGTGTTTGCATCCTTCACGACTTGCAATCAAGTAGAAAATTGACTTCTTTGGTTGCAGTAAGGGAGAAATACAAGCAACACAAG TTCAAATGTGTGTCAACTCTTTCTTCGCCTTCAGAAATACCCGAGTCTTTTTTCAAATGCGTGGAAGTTGAGTGA